Within the Candidatus Kryptoniota bacterium genome, the region AATGGGCTTTCCTGTGCTGATGATTTCGACGGACGTCGAATTTGTGTACGTCCACTTCAAGCATTCCGACCAGAAGGCAATCCGCGAGATGACGCCGTCCCAGGCTGAAGAATATCTTGGAGCCGGTGAATTCTCACGCGGGAGCATGGGCCCGAAGATCGAGGCGGCACTGGAGTTCATTCGACGGGGCGGTAAAGAAGTGATCATAACCGATCCTGTTCATCTCGCCCAGTCGTTGACGGGCGAATCGGGAACGCATATCAGAAAACCGAGCGCAGGGGGTGGAAAATGAAATTGGATCACATTATCGAATCGCAACAGTTCACGGTCCCGATGCTGATGGAACTCTTCAAGATGTCAGATGATATGGAACGCGTAGTTGCCAGGGGCGGGACCGACGACTACAGGAACAAGCTGATGGCACTTCTTTTCTACGAGCATTCTACGAGGACCAGGTTCTCTTTCGAATCGGCAATGATGAGGTTGGGTGGAAAAGTTATCGGAACCGAAAGCGCTCACCAGTTTTCGTCTGTAATGCACGGCGAAACACTCGAGGATACTGTTCGTGTCGTGAGCAATTATTCCGACGTCATCGTTCTGCGACACAGCGAGATCGGCTCGTGCGCGAGAGCTGCCGCAGTCTCTTCTGTCCCCATCATAAATGCCGGAGACGGTAAAGGCGGACAACACCCTACACAGGCGTTGCTCGATCTATACACCATCTATCGCGAAACAAAAACAATTGACGGCGTCAGGATCGCTATGGTGGGAAACCTTGCGGACGGGAGAACTGTCAGATCACTCGCTTACCTCCTCGGAAAATTTGAGCGGGTGAAACTCTACTTCGTAGCGCCTAAAAGTTTACAGATGAAACAGGATATCATTGACTACCTCTCGCATCATAATGTCTGGTACACAGCTGAGGATGAACTCCGAAAGGTGATCGGAGAGGTCGATGTAGTATATATGACCAGACTTGAGGCAGCGCAACGAGACGGGATCGAATCGGGGAAATTTTATCTCGATGAATCGGTGATGAGGTATTTGCCGCACAAGTCGATAGTCATGCATCCGCTTCCGCGTTCAAATGAGATATCTCCGACGATTGATGGTGATCCGCGAGCTGCGTACTTCCGCCAAACTAAGAACGGCATCTTCGTGAGAATGGCTCTTCTTGTGTCGCTTCTCGGGCGCTAATACCGCCCGGTATCCCAACCCATCGGTCACGAACTGAGGCCCTTCCGGGACAACATTCGGAACTTCATTTGAGATTGCCTGGTCGCATAATGCACGAGAACGAAACTTGTATGATGCAACGTCCGTTTATGCGTTGAGGCCGCGGGAACGAGTACACGTGAGAGGCTTGCTAACTTTCCCGTCGCTTAATAACTTGATGGGTCAATTCATGGAGAATTTCACTTTATTGGAGCGTTCTTGCTGATCACACTGTGCAAATCGAAAATTCACCGCGCGCATGTCACACAAGCGGAACTCTATTACGAAGGAAGCCTGACCGTGGACACTCAACTTCTGGAAGTCTCAGGCATCCAGCCGTACGAGAAGGTGCAGGTTGTCAACGTGAATAACGGTGAGCGATTCGAAACCTACACAATTCCGGGCAAGAAAAATTCAGGCATTGTCTGCCTGAACGGGCCGGCCGCGCGTCTTGGAAGCGTCGGTGATGAAATTGTGATTATATCGTACGCTGAGTATGATCAAAAGGAAGCAAAAGGATTCCAACCCACCGTCGTTCTCGTGGATGACAAAAACAAAATAAAGAAGGTGATCAAGGGTCACCTCGAAGACAAGCCGGGTAACACGTGATCGACCATAAACCGTTCGTAACGGTCATAATGGCTGCCGGAAAGGGAAAGCGAATGCTGAACCCTGACATCCCTAAGGTGATGTTTGAGGTGAAAGGGAGACCCATGCTGGACCACGTTGTCGATCTGGCAATCTCTGTGAACAGTGCCCGTGTGATAGCGATCGTTGGATTCAAACGTGAAAACGTCATCAGCCATCTTGAAAAGGTTTTCGGCTCGAGAATCGCCTTTGCCATCCAGAAGGAACAGCTTGGAACGGGTCATGCAGTCATGCAAACGGAGGAACTGCTGGCAGACTACAACGGCGATCTCATAGTACTATCGGGCGATGTACCACTTCTGACGCCCAA harbors:
- the pyrB gene encoding aspartate carbamoyltransferase, which encodes MKLDHIIESQQFTVPMLMELFKMSDDMERVVARGGTDDYRNKLMALLFYEHSTRTRFSFESAMMRLGGKVIGTESAHQFSSVMHGETLEDTVRVVSNYSDVIVLRHSEIGSCARAAAVSSVPIINAGDGKGGQHPTQALLDLYTIYRETKTIDGVRIAMVGNLADGRTVRSLAYLLGKFERVKLYFVAPKSLQMKQDIIDYLSHHNVWYTAEDELRKVIGEVDVVYMTRLEAAQRDGIESGKFYLDESVMRYLPHKSIVMHPLPRSNEISPTIDGDPRAAYFRQTKNGIFVRMALLVSLLGR
- the panD gene encoding aspartate 1-decarboxylase; amino-acid sequence: MLITLCKSKIHRAHVTQAELYYEGSLTVDTQLLEVSGIQPYEKVQVVNVNNGERFETYTIPGKKNSGIVCLNGPAARLGSVGDEIVIISYAEYDQKEAKGFQPTVVLVDDKNKIKKVIKGHLEDKPGNT